GAACCGTAAAAAGAATATGTGTGCGGTAGCCAATAGAATGCGGAATAAGCAACCGTGATCTTCGGTTTGAATTCGGTTTCCAGAAGGATCATCGGATCATAAGAAATACTCAAAGCGTCGGAGAGAGCTTTTTTTGTAGTTGCCTTGATAGGAAATCCGACTTCTCCGAGGGCGGGTGTATAAATGATAGCTTCCCATTCCGATGAGAGATTGTTTGATTTTAATTGCTCTTTAACGTTGGTCACAATGTTCGGATCCGCGTAAATTCGTTTTAAGGTAATATCCGCGCCTTCCACATTTGATTCGCTAGTCGTAGATGCAATGAGAACGGCCTCCGGTGCAAGATGACGCAAGGTTTGAAGGGCGGATTGTCCGGCTTCTCCGGAACCACCAATGATAAGATATTGATTCTTGGACATAAATGATTCAGATGATTTGTTTTTTCCAGTTTGTCAAGTGGCTAAAAAATGAAAATTGGATTGCTTGTTTTGAAAAAATAATCTTTTATATTAGAATCTACTTAGACATGAAAGCAGTTCTCACTTGCACTCATTGCCGCGCGCAGCATCATATTACTGAAGCAAAGATCCTTGGAAAAAAAGGAAAATTTTTCTGTAAGTCTTGTCGTGCTGAAAATAATTTCAATTTCAAAAACGACTCCGCTCAAAGCGGCTCGGCATTCTCTTATGATCTAAACTTCTCGGGTGATTTACCCACGAATCCTGTAGTCGGTTGGTTCGAAGGGAAAAAGTACGAAGAATTGAATTTTTACTGGATTGAGGATAAATTGGAAATCATTCCTTCCTCCGACGGAAGTTTGAAAAAAGAATTATCTATTTCCATTCTTGGTTTGTCGTATCCGAGAAAAATCAAAGGTTTCCGATTTGATGTAATTCCGGGAGATCCGGGAAGCCCTCAGAGGCAGGTTTTAGGATTAAGAAATTTTACCACTAATTCTAGTTATAGACTCTCGATAACCGTTGCGGAAGAAACGGAATCCGCGGTTACAGGGCTTATTTATCTGGCACTTCCCGACCCGGACAAAACATATTTGTACGGGAAGTATAAAGCGGAAAAGATACATATCATCAACTTTCTGGAGAACGGAAGTTATGATAAGAATCTTCCGAGCTATCTGTCTAATTTTGTATCTGCAAAAGCGTATTCTTTGGCAGGAAGTATTTTATATCTTCAGGAATGTTTCACTCGGCTTACGGAAGAAGAGAAACTTCAATTACTCAAACTTTTGATCGAGTCTTGGGTGGTTGATTCCTCTTCAGATTCTCATAAGTTCGGTTTCACGGAAGAAAACGTAGTATTCAATTTTATTTTGTCGGAAAAAAAGATGATGGAGTCTCTCGTCTTTTTTCTAGCCAATCATGTATTGCCGTCTAACGAGATTTGGGCGATCATTGAAGATAAAATAAAAAATCACCCTTCTCTTGAATTTGCTTTTTTACCGGTATTTAAAAAAAGATTTCCGGATGAGATCCAAAGGATTCTAGGAAATAAAGAACAAATATCTCCTGTCTCCTTGGAAAGAGATCCTTCCGTTGCTATCCAAAAAGATGACCATGTAAGTCTTTCCGCTTTATTGGATGCAGGTCTACCGGTGGACTATTTAGTAGAGGACGAGAAGGTAAACCCGTTCGGCTTTAACATTTTGCATGAATCATTTTACGGACTGGGTGCGAAATGCGGGCTCCTTTTATTGGAGAAGGGATCAAATCCGAATTTTTTGGATAAAAACGGAGAAACCCCTCTTTTTAAAATTTGTCAAAACAACGAAATGTCACTCAAAGACAAGGTTCTGCTTCTTGACGCAATATTACCTATGCATGCCAATATAGATCATCAATCTAACAGTGGTATGACGGCTTTGCATTGGTGTTCTATGTTTTGTGAGCCTACTATCGCAAAAAAACTCATTCAGTCGGGTGCCAACATCCATCTATTGGATAACCAAGGTTTTGCGCCAATGCATGAAGCATGTAGGTATGGAAATACATCCGTCCTGGCTTTATTATTGGAAGCCGGAGCGGATGCGAAACTTTTGGGAAAAAACGGTAAAAGCGGGCGGGACTTTGCCACTCATGAACTTGAAAATGCGGAATTGGAAGGTGATGAGGAAAAAAAAGCCAAGTTTCAAAGAATTCTGTCTTTACTCGCCGTTTACGGCGGTTAGTTGCTCTGATATAAAATGCGTATATGACATAATCGGGTCGGGCGAATCTTTAAGGCCCCCGCCCTGATTAGGGTTGGGGGGAGTGGCTCGTGGGCTGCCGTCCACCACCTAACACATTCTGGTAGAAAATCCTCTCTTTCCCGGAAAACCCGTAAATTTTTTCAAATTCGTTCGCCTTTTTGCCATTGCCTAGGCAAATGTATTGCCTTGTTTGATATTTTTGGTAACAGCCAATCTTATCAGAAAATACAATAACAAACCGATCGGCCCGAATAGAAAGGTTAGAATTTGGCAAGGAAGAACCAACCATCTTGAGATTCCTAGAGATTTCGCATTTTCAATTTCCCATGTTCCGATGAACAAATCAAAAGATAAATAATGAATCCATCCGGCAAGCAAAGCCCGATCATTCATAAATAACTTTCTTACGTCCGCCAGACTACCGAAACCGCCTTCACCTTCTCCGAAGCTGGTTCCGATAAAAAAAGCATACAGCCCCCCAAAGATAAGTGTTGAGATCAGGATTGTGGTAATGTTCTTCGTATGTTTCCAATTCGGAGCAACGATTAGTATCAGCCAACCTAACACTGCAACATTGCTTGTTATTTGAAATACTGTTTCTAAATTCATAAAACTTCTCCTGGTTTTGAAATTTGTTTGTTTAATTTAAAATTCGAGACAATTAAGAAAATTCCTAAAATGGACAGAGACAAGGATGCTGCATATGCTATTTGGAATTTAAGACTAGTTGCAAATAAAGATTCACCGGTTAACGCTTGTATCTGCATTATAATGGTTGTCGACAAGTATGAGATACCGAAGAGTCGTAACGACATAAAATCGGAGATACTTTTTTTATCATCTTCTCTACCCATGGAAAAAATCCAGGCGAGAATTGAAAAAAATTGCATAGCGTGCATTCCGAAAAAATGAGGTACCCGCATATCACCTGCTAACTTGCTCCACCCGAAGAAATCGATACCTTTTCCGCCGTCCGTCGCTCCGAATGTATGCCCGCCGCTTGTAGTAAAGATTCCTCTCTGCATTTCCGCTATTTGTTCGGTTCTTGGCTGAGTCATAAAAAAGCCAAGAACCATTCCGTATGCGGCGATTCCAAGTCCCCAAACAAGACTTTCCCGCAATAAAGGATGGATATCCGATTTACGAATTACTTGGAGGGTAATGAGAAGATGGGCAATCCAGAAAATGGTAATGCTGATTCCCATAAGTGAAAAGATAAAACCGTTCAAGGGAGAGCTTATATTGAAATGGCTATCGATACCTCGCGCAGATTGAAAATAGATACATATAATTTCGATTAGGAACATGAGAGTTAGAACCCAAGATAAACTGTAAATGTATTTTTCCTTAAGTCTTGAAATCTGTAAAATCCATACCAACGTAAAAGAATAAACGGCTATTGAGATTGTGAATTTAACCGATTTTGTCCACATCGGTGCTGATGATATCATCCTTTCATCGAAAAAATACAAAGGAAGCAAAATCAACAATGCGATTCCCATAAGTATTCCGTTTGCATATAGCGGATTTTTTCCTTTAAAGACGAGGTTTGCAATTAAAGACATGGTTGACTCCTCTGCGTTTTGAATTGAAATTGATGTTGACAGTGTATATATTTAAGTAGTCGATGTCAACATAAAAAGTGGACACTGCAAACATTTATGAAAAAAAAAGAAAACAAAACTTCCAAACAAACCCCGGAGTCATACCACCATGGTGACCTACGAAACATGGTTCTTTTGCGTTCTGAAGCGATTTTAGAGGAAAAAGGGGTCCAAGCTTTAAGTCTCCGGGATGTAGCCTCGGATTTAGGCGTAAGCCATTCTGCGCCCTACCGGCATTTTCCGAACAAATTGGATCTTTTGTACGCTTTGGCGATTCGTGGGTTTTCCGATTTGCGCGATGCGATGGATCGGGCCTGGAAAGAAAATGAAAGCGCTCTTCTGAAATTGAATGCCGCAGGTTCGGCTTATATCCATTTGGTACTTCTTCATCCCAGAAGAACGGAACTGATGTTTGGCGGAGAAGTGAATTGCGGGGAGGACCCTCCTGAAGAACTCCAGCAAGTAGGCAAAGAAGCCTATATGGGTTTATATCGAATTGTAGAAATGGGGCAGGCTGGTAATGTTTTCCGAAATGATTTCACGGCGGAAACTCTTGCGATGAGCGTTTGGAGTTCCGTGCACGGATTTGCAGTGATAAATGAAAGATATTGGCGTTTAACAAAAACAGAAGAAGAAAGAGAAATCATACGAAAACAAATGAATTCTCTTTTGGAGATAGTAGTGCATGGGATCCGGATCAATCCGTAAAGTAAATCACCCTGCTTGTAACTTTTGAAATCTCCCCTTTGTTCTCTACAATGACTTCCATTTCGATCGGGTAATCTTTTAAAATCATTACCAAACCTATGCCCGAATGGTGGGGATCGTTTTCATTCAATTCTAATTTCTGAATATAAAGATCGTCAAGATTTTCCGATTCGAAAATTTCCTTTAGATTTACTTCATAAGTTTGTAGGCTTTTGTCATTTGTATAATTGATGACAACCATTTCAAAACAACGGGTTCTATAGGCTAACTCGAGATCAATATCGGCTTTGTCATTATAGGAATATTTGGCAGCATTTTCCAAAAGTTCGTTGAACACAGTTGAGATGGAATTTACAATTTCGGAACTTCTCATTGCTTCCGGAGTTGCCGTTTCATTGGGAATGAAAGAAAACCCGTAAAAATAAGCAACAAAGTCGGAAAGAATCCCGATCCGTCTCCAGTGAGACATCAAATCCAACGGCTTTAAATGAACCGAGATTCTGGAATCAGCTTCTGTTTTTAAAATGTCTATTGATTTTAGATTACTGTACTTTCGCATAATGCTTGTGTATAACGGAAATAGGATATAGTATTATTTCAAAGCCGCAAGCGCTTTTTCTAATGCAAATCGCATTAATCGTCTTTCTTCGAGATCTGTACTGATTTTATCGAAATGTAGCGGTTTCAACAAGAATCCGTTATTGTCAAATTTCAGGAATGGATTTTCCTTCTTCTCCTGGTTCTCTTTCAGCCCGATCACTTGGTAGGTTTCTATAGGCGTGTGCACTCCCTTAACTACGATCTCACCTTTGGGTCTCGTTTCGATAAACTCGTCTATCAGGGATTTAGTTGCGTTGGAGATGAGCACTCCGCCGGGCTCAGATGCGTGTTCCAATCGGGAAGCCACATTCACCGGACCGCCAATGATTGTGTAATCCATCCTTTCATTGGTTCCAAAGTTGCCTACTGTAACATAACCTGTATTAATCCCGATACGACAAGTAAGACTGTGGTTGATTCCCGACTTTCTCCAATACTCGTCCAAAGCAGGAAGACTGTCTCTCATCTCAATCGCCATTTTCACACAATTTAAGGCATGAGCGGTATCGTTTTCAAACACAGGTGCTCCAAAAAAGATCATAATGGCATCACCGATAAACTTATCTATGGTTCCGCCGTATTTGATCGCAATGGAGGACATTACGTCCAGATACTTGTTTAGACAGTCGGATAGGATTTCCGGTTCGATGGAATCCGTAATGGTTGTAAAGCCTACAATGTCCGAGAAAAAGATAGTGAGTTTCCGGCGTTGATAAGAATTGATCGATGTTTCATCTTCTTTGGAACCGGTGATCATCTCATGGAGTTGAGGGGATAGATATCTCCTCATACGATCCATAAACATTTGAATCTTTTTATTATTTTCCAGGAGCTCGTTTTCCACTTCAGTGGAATGGTCTATGATATTTTGGTAAAGTACTTCCAGCTCGGCGTACTTGGCCTGTTCTTCCTCAAGTAGTGCTTGTAAATCTTCACCGCTCACGAGAATCCTACACCTTTCTTTTCATTACCATCACGGTAATATCGTCATACAATTGCATTCCGTCGATAAACCCGTAGATGTCTTTATAAATTGCTTCGATAATTGCATCCGTAGTAGGAAGACCCGAGTGTTTTTCTAAAGATTCAACCAAACGTTTGGAACCGAATTGTTCCCTGTTTGCATTTTCCGCTTCCGTAGCGCCGTCCGTATAAAGAAGCATAATGTCTTTCAAACCGAGTTCGATTTTGTGTTCATGAATGAATTCGTCGATGGATTCCGTCAGACCGACTAACATACCATGATCGGTTGTATCGATGATCTCCGTTTTCTTCGTCGCTTGTCTGTAAATCAGGATGGTTTCGTGCTGGCCGGCTGTTGTAAAAACACCGTCTTTATACGCGAATAAGGAGAGAGTGAGATTTCTAATGTCTTTCATTCTTATATGAATATTAGAAAATAAGATAGAGTTAATAGACTTTAGAGATTCGCGTAAGGATTGTGTTTTTGCCCGCAAAGTAGTGATAAATGCGGACTGAGTCATTAGCATCACAACTCCGGAAGCCAAACCATGATCCGTTACAT
The nucleotide sequence above comes from Leptospira kobayashii. Encoded proteins:
- a CDS encoding ABA4-like family protein: MNLETVFQITSNVAVLGWLILIVAPNWKHTKNITTILISTLIFGGLYAFFIGTSFGEGEGGFGSLADVRKLFMNDRALLAGWIHYLSFDLFIGTWEIENAKSLGISRWLVLPCQILTFLFGPIGLLLYFLIRLAVTKNIKQGNTFA
- a CDS encoding ankyrin repeat domain-containing protein; this encodes MKAVLTCTHCRAQHHITEAKILGKKGKFFCKSCRAENNFNFKNDSAQSGSAFSYDLNFSGDLPTNPVVGWFEGKKYEELNFYWIEDKLEIIPSSDGSLKKELSISILGLSYPRKIKGFRFDVIPGDPGSPQRQVLGLRNFTTNSSYRLSITVAEETESAVTGLIYLALPDPDKTYLYGKYKAEKIHIINFLENGSYDKNLPSYLSNFVSAKAYSLAGSILYLQECFTRLTEEEKLQLLKLLIESWVVDSSSDSHKFGFTEENVVFNFILSEKKMMESLVFFLANHVLPSNEIWAIIEDKIKNHPSLEFAFLPVFKKRFPDEIQRILGNKEQISPVSLERDPSVAIQKDDHVSLSALLDAGLPVDYLVEDEKVNPFGFNILHESFYGLGAKCGLLLLEKGSNPNFLDKNGETPLFKICQNNEMSLKDKVLLLDAILPMHANIDHQSNSGMTALHWCSMFCEPTIAKKLIQSGANIHLLDNQGFAPMHEACRYGNTSVLALLLEAGADAKLLGKNGKSGRDFATHELENAELEGDEEKKAKFQRILSLLAVYGG
- a CDS encoding slr1658 superfamily regulator, with product MRKYSNLKSIDILKTEADSRISVHLKPLDLMSHWRRIGILSDFVAYFYGFSFIPNETATPEAMRSSEIVNSISTVFNELLENAAKYSYNDKADIDLELAYRTRCFEMVVINYTNDKSLQTYEVNLKEIFESENLDDLYIQKLELNENDPHHSGIGLVMILKDYPIEMEVIVENKGEISKVTSRVIYFTD
- a CDS encoding adenylate/guanylate cyclase domain-containing protein; the protein is MSGEDLQALLEEEQAKYAELEVLYQNIIDHSTEVENELLENNKKIQMFMDRMRRYLSPQLHEMITGSKEDETSINSYQRRKLTIFFSDIVGFTTITDSIEPEILSDCLNKYLDVMSSIAIKYGGTIDKFIGDAIMIFFGAPVFENDTAHALNCVKMAIEMRDSLPALDEYWRKSGINHSLTCRIGINTGYVTVGNFGTNERMDYTIIGGPVNVASRLEHASEPGGVLISNATKSLIDEFIETRPKGEIVVKGVHTPIETYQVIGLKENQEKKENPFLKFDNNGFLLKPLHFDKISTDLEERRLMRFALEKALAALK
- a CDS encoding TetR/AcrR family transcriptional regulator; translated protein: MKKKENKTSKQTPESYHHGDLRNMVLLRSEAILEEKGVQALSLRDVASDLGVSHSAPYRHFPNKLDLLYALAIRGFSDLRDAMDRAWKENESALLKLNAAGSAYIHLVLLHPRRTELMFGGEVNCGEDPPEELQQVGKEAYMGLYRIVEMGQAGNVFRNDFTAETLAMSVWSSVHGFAVINERYWRLTKTEEEREIIRKQMNSLLEIVVHGIRINP